Proteins co-encoded in one Medicago truncatula cultivar Jemalong A17 chromosome 8, MtrunA17r5.0-ANR, whole genome shotgun sequence genomic window:
- the LOC25501134 gene encoding uncharacterized protein: MPTSSSQHSVINQPSVVKGPGNAVEQQTNISLQGIGVSNNAPRISETEAFGAHTNTQRISPLIEESNNHNQVCQKPTLGSEEQSPQMQRLIKAMTTISPQALGAAVGDIEKVVRMNDEIPTFISPEGWKMRPVFDPTTFDTPTVSASMFNGFNQFNDAVESDLNSPEALRAAFGDIEEVVRLNDEIQPFISPVGGVSEGWNMCRVFDPTAFGSPSVSASMFNGFTQFNDAVESDLNSPEALRAEFGNIEEVVRLNDEIQPFISPVGGVSEGWKMRRVFDPTPFDTPSVSASMCNGFNQFTDAAESDMNSLTKRRKCSQPVEIQNVLAEIKDINNRLFDCEVVIAEKENVESVVGLASEHAGGLLVKIMYNAVTINQNLVSHFTSDKKSLINPLRLLIPASYPSSSLIFLDELPLQDSEDFRDLFERAKGKLSVNLESMKQPWLIKDVARAWEGCAREAILEYAHANGGGTFTSMYGGWEFC, translated from the exons ATGCCAACTAGCAGTTCACAGCACAGTGTTATAAACCAACCGTCGGTCGTAAAAG GTCCCGGCAATGCTGTAGAACAGCAGACAAACATATCACTCCAAGGAATTGGTGTAAGCAACAACGCTCCAAGGATCTCAGAAACTGAAGCATTTGGTGCACACACCAACACTCAGAGAATTTCACCATTGATAGAAGAAAGCAATAATCATAATCAAGTTTGTCAGAAACCTACTCTCGGTTCTGAAGAGCAAAGTCCTCAAATGCAACGATTGATTAAAGCG atgACAACTATTTCACCTCAAGCACTGGGTGCAGCAGTCGGAGATATAGAAAAGGTTGTTCGTATGAACGATGAAATACCAACCTTTATTAGTCCCGAAG GATGGAAAATGCGTCCCGTCTTTGATCCAACCACCTTTGATACTCCTACTGTTTCTGCTAGCATGTTTAACggtttcaatcaatttaacgaCGCTGTGGAATCAGACTTGAATTCACCTGAAGCATTGCGTGCAGCATTCGGCGATATAGAAGAGGTTGTTCGTTTGAATGATGAAATACAACCCTTTATTAGTCCCGTTGGTGGAGTCTCGGAAG GATGGAATATGTGTCGCGTCTTTGATCCAACCGCCTTTGGTTCTCCTAGTGTTTCTGCTAGCATGTTTAATGGTTTCACTCAATTCAATGACGCTGTGGAATCAGACTTGAATTCACCTGAAGCACTGCGTGCAGAATTCGGCAATATAGAAGAGGTTGTTCGTTTGAATGATGAAATACAACCCTTTATTAGTCCCGTTGGTGGAGTCTCAGAAG GATGGAAAATGCGTCGCGTCTTTGATCCAACCCCCTTTGATACTCCTAGTGTTTCTGCTAGCATGTGTAACGGTTTCAACCAATTCACTGACGCTGCGGAATCAGACATGAATTCATTGACCAAGAGAAGAAAATGTTCTCAACCTGTG GAAATTCAGAATGTTTTAGCAGAAATAAAAGACATAAATAATCGATTGTTTGACTGTGAGGTGGTTATCGCtgaaaaggaaaatgttgaaaGTGTAGTAGGATTAGCTTCCGAACATGCTGGAGGATTACTTGTTAAAATCATGTACAATGCAGTGACGATCAATCAAAACCTTGTATCTCACTTCACTTCCGATAAAAAG TCATTGATCAATCCGCTGCGGTTACTTATTCCTGCAAGTTATCCGTCTTCCTCTCTTATTTTTCTGGACGAATTACCGTTGCAAGACAG TGAGGACTTTAGAGATTTGTTTGAGAGAGCAAAAGGAAAGCTGAGTGTTAATCTGGAAAGCATGAAGCAACCATGGTTGATTAAGGATGTAGCTAGAGCATGGGAAGGTTGTGCTAGAGAAGCAATCCTTGAATATGCACATGCTAATGGTGGTGGAACATTTACCTCAATGTATGGTGGTTGGGAATTCTGTTGA
- the LOC25501133 gene encoding snRNA-activating protein complex subunit isoform X2, whose product MDEQFEGDDPSIPIARGGPIYIANMVNSSITSVHLFQHRLLYQVKILQAELSQHSSSSSTSHHDDDDISVDDLKLFTQDELMDMAFKQAFQGRENNENRPPNARCPEKNHRKTRRGPNNPILDSNCTEKVEKVVRIKQKQEEDKAKVKHHSFGINESSNRPVRTERMMSLRSTSSSMKVNTGGLQEHIPLHDPEVVLSVEIYHNVQKGVKTLTGLRDKICCSTDQVMQKAGQHDPSGYFLIEDVFYTDLRDTSAIDLTRPIFDWLRNSKEEAQKKWEYIINGELQKKQKAVLGEASVSHLPRFTSVEMHKIRFCDISFQLGAAYLYCHQGDCTHTFVIRDMRSVHADDVHNRAVYPIVTFQLKMRFKKCYVCNIFRATKVTVDNKWTPKNPCYFCDECFSLLHLAEDGSPLYTDFIEYDYNHD is encoded by the exons ATGGATGAACAGTTCGAAGGCGATGATCCTTCGATCCCTATTGCAAGGGGTGGCCCCATTTACATCGCCAATATGGTTAACTCCTCCATAACTAGCGTTCATCTTTTTCAACATCGACTTCTTTATCAAGTGAAGATTCTACAAGCTGAGCTATCTcaacattcttcttcttcttctacttctcatcatgatgatgatgatatctc TGTGGATGACCTTAAACTATTTACACAAGATGAGTTAATGGACATGGCTTTCAAACAAGCCTTTCAG GGTAGAGAGAACAACGAAAACCGTCCACCTAATGCAAG GTGTCCGGAGAAGAATCACAGGAAAACAAGACGTGGACCAAATAATCCCATTCTTGAT AGTAATTGTACAGAAAAGGTGGAGAAGGTTGTGAGAATCAAACAGAAGCAGGAAGAAGACAAGGCGAAAGTCAAACATCATTCATTTGG GATAAATGAATCTTCCAATAGACCAGTAAGAACAGAAAGGATGATGTCTCTCCGGTCCACAAGTTCTTCCATGAAG GTCAACACAGGAGGACTTCAGGAGCACATACCTTTGCATGATCCAGAAGTTGTTCTTTCTGTGGAGATTTACCATAATGTTCAAAAAGGTGTCAAG ACGTTAACCGGATTGAGGGACAAGATCTGTTGCTCAACAGACCAGGTTATGCAGAAAGCTGGACAGCATGATCCTTCTGGTTATTTTCTCATTGAG GATGTATTTTACACTGATTTGAGGGATACATCTGCTATTGATTTGACCAGACCTATATTCGATTGGCTCCGAAACTCCAAGGAGGAGGCACAGAAGAAATGGGAATATATTATAAATGGAGAACTACAGAAGAAACAAAAGGCAGTCCTTGGGGAAGCATCTGTGTCACACTTGCCCCGTTTCACATCTGTTGAGATGCACAAGATACGTTTTTGTGACATAAGCTTTCAACTAGGTGCTGCATACCTTTATTGTCATCAG GGCGACTGTACACATACTTTTGTAATACGAGATATGAGGTCAGTTCATGCTGATGATGTACATAATCGGGCTGTTTATCCAATAGTAACTTTTCAACTGAAGATGCGTTTCAAGAAATGTTATGTTTGCAATATATTCAGAGCCACAAAGGTCACAGTAGATAACAAATGGACACCAAAAAACCCTTGTTATTTTTGTGATGAATGCTTTTCCCTACTTCACCTAGCAGAGGATGGCTCTCCATTGTATACTGACTTCATAGAATATGATTATAACCATGATTAG
- the LOC25501133 gene encoding snRNA-activating protein complex subunit isoform X1 has translation MDEQFEGDDPSIPIARGGPIYIANMVNSSITSVHLFQHRLLYQVKILQAELSQHSSSSSTSHHDDDDISVDDLKLFTQDELMDMAFKQAFQGRENNENRPPNARCPEKNHRKTRRGPNNPILDSNCTEKVEKVVRIKQKQEEDKAKVKHHSFGINESSNRPVRTERMMSLRSTSSSMKVNTGGLQEHIPLHDPEVVLSVEIYHNVQKGVKTQELLILGEQTLTGLRDKICCSTDQVMQKAGQHDPSGYFLIEDVFYTDLRDTSAIDLTRPIFDWLRNSKEEAQKKWEYIINGELQKKQKAVLGEASVSHLPRFTSVEMHKIRFCDISFQLGAAYLYCHQGDCTHTFVIRDMRSVHADDVHNRAVYPIVTFQLKMRFKKCYVCNIFRATKVTVDNKWTPKNPCYFCDECFSLLHLAEDGSPLYTDFIEYDYNHD, from the exons ATGGATGAACAGTTCGAAGGCGATGATCCTTCGATCCCTATTGCAAGGGGTGGCCCCATTTACATCGCCAATATGGTTAACTCCTCCATAACTAGCGTTCATCTTTTTCAACATCGACTTCTTTATCAAGTGAAGATTCTACAAGCTGAGCTATCTcaacattcttcttcttcttctacttctcatcatgatgatgatgatatctc TGTGGATGACCTTAAACTATTTACACAAGATGAGTTAATGGACATGGCTTTCAAACAAGCCTTTCAG GGTAGAGAGAACAACGAAAACCGTCCACCTAATGCAAG GTGTCCGGAGAAGAATCACAGGAAAACAAGACGTGGACCAAATAATCCCATTCTTGAT AGTAATTGTACAGAAAAGGTGGAGAAGGTTGTGAGAATCAAACAGAAGCAGGAAGAAGACAAGGCGAAAGTCAAACATCATTCATTTGG GATAAATGAATCTTCCAATAGACCAGTAAGAACAGAAAGGATGATGTCTCTCCGGTCCACAAGTTCTTCCATGAAG GTCAACACAGGAGGACTTCAGGAGCACATACCTTTGCATGATCCAGAAGTTGTTCTTTCTGTGGAGATTTACCATAATGTTCAAAAAGGTGTCAAG aCCCAAGAGTTGCTAATTCTTGGTGAACAGACGTTAACCGGATTGAGGGACAAGATCTGTTGCTCAACAGACCAGGTTATGCAGAAAGCTGGACAGCATGATCCTTCTGGTTATTTTCTCATTGAG GATGTATTTTACACTGATTTGAGGGATACATCTGCTATTGATTTGACCAGACCTATATTCGATTGGCTCCGAAACTCCAAGGAGGAGGCACAGAAGAAATGGGAATATATTATAAATGGAGAACTACAGAAGAAACAAAAGGCAGTCCTTGGGGAAGCATCTGTGTCACACTTGCCCCGTTTCACATCTGTTGAGATGCACAAGATACGTTTTTGTGACATAAGCTTTCAACTAGGTGCTGCATACCTTTATTGTCATCAG GGCGACTGTACACATACTTTTGTAATACGAGATATGAGGTCAGTTCATGCTGATGATGTACATAATCGGGCTGTTTATCCAATAGTAACTTTTCAACTGAAGATGCGTTTCAAGAAATGTTATGTTTGCAATATATTCAGAGCCACAAAGGTCACAGTAGATAACAAATGGACACCAAAAAACCCTTGTTATTTTTGTGATGAATGCTTTTCCCTACTTCACCTAGCAGAGGATGGCTCTCCATTGTATACTGACTTCATAGAATATGATTATAACCATGATTAG